The following are from one region of the Gloeomargarita lithophora Alchichica-D10 genome:
- a CDS encoding divergent PAP2 family protein: MATWNGVLLIALLACGAAQVAKVLVSLVRDQQWHPKVLVQSGGMPSSHAALVAALAVAVGQAWGWNGPEFAIAVVVALIVMYDASGVRLAASRHARLLNQMVDTLRREHAEFQDHNPLHELLGHTPAQVLVGGLLGATVALLVTPWLPV; encoded by the coding sequence ATGGCAACCTGGAACGGGGTTTTGCTGATTGCATTGCTGGCCTGCGGAGCGGCACAGGTGGCGAAAGTCCTGGTTTCCCTGGTGCGCGATCAGCAGTGGCACCCCAAGGTATTGGTGCAATCGGGGGGGATGCCCAGTTCCCATGCGGCCTTGGTAGCGGCCTTGGCAGTGGCGGTGGGACAAGCCTGGGGCTGGAATGGCCCGGAATTTGCCATTGCCGTGGTGGTCGCCCTGATTGTCATGTATGACGCATCCGGGGTACGGTTGGCCGCCAGCCGCCATGCCCGTTTACTCAATCAAATGGTGGACACCCTGCGCCGCGAACACGCAGAATTTCAGGATCATAATCCCCTGCATGAATTGCTGGGTCATACCCCGGCTCAGGTATTGGTGGGGGGATTGTTGGGCGCAACCGTAGCTTTACTGGTCACCCCTTGGCTCCCGGTGTGA
- the crtE gene encoding geranylgeranyl diphosphate synthase CrtE, translating into MSNPAGVSTKFDLSAYLHQRQEWVENALTAAVPVHYPERIYEAMRYSLLGSGKRLRPIFCLASCELAGGTVAMALPTACALEMVHTMSLIHDDLPAMDNDDYRRGRLTNHKIYGEAIAILSGDGLLAYAFEWLVRQTQGVKPEALLEVVARLGHAVAATGLVGGQVVDLESEGKPDVTVETLHFIHTHKTGALLEISVVSGAILAGGTQELIQALTHYARNVGLAFQIVDDILDITGTAAELGKTAGKDLQAQKVTYPSLWGIEESRRQANQLIQTAQDVLAPWGERAIPLQALAEFVVARSH; encoded by the coding sequence ATGAGTAACCCTGCGGGTGTGAGTACAAAATTTGACCTATCGGCCTACCTGCACCAAAGGCAGGAGTGGGTTGAAAATGCGTTGACGGCGGCGGTGCCGGTGCATTATCCCGAACGGATTTACGAAGCCATGCGCTATTCCCTGCTGGGGAGTGGCAAGCGGTTGCGGCCAATTTTTTGCCTCGCCAGTTGTGAGTTGGCGGGGGGGACGGTGGCGATGGCTTTGCCCACGGCCTGTGCCCTGGAAATGGTACATACCATGTCTTTGATCCACGATGACCTACCGGCGATGGACAACGATGACTACCGGCGGGGACGCTTGACCAACCATAAAATCTACGGGGAGGCGATTGCCATTCTCTCCGGGGATGGGTTATTAGCTTATGCTTTTGAGTGGCTGGTGCGGCAGACCCAAGGGGTAAAACCAGAGGCATTGCTGGAGGTGGTGGCGCGCCTGGGTCATGCGGTGGCCGCTACCGGGTTGGTGGGGGGGCAGGTGGTGGATTTGGAATCCGAGGGCAAACCCGATGTGACGGTGGAAACTTTGCATTTTATTCATACTCACAAAACCGGTGCCCTGCTGGAAATTTCCGTGGTTTCGGGGGCAATTTTGGCGGGAGGAACCCAGGAACTCATTCAAGCCCTGACCCACTATGCCCGCAACGTGGGGCTGGCGTTTCAAATCGTGGATGACATTTTGGACATCACCGGCACGGCGGCGGAACTGGGGAAAACTGCCGGGAAAGACCTGCAAGCCCAAAAGGTCACCTACCCCAGTTTGTGGGGCATCGAAGAATCCCGGCGCCAGGCCAACCAGTTGATTCAAACCGCCCAAGACGTGCTGGCTCCCTGGGGAGAACGGGCGATACCGCTCCAAGCCCTGGCGGAATTTGTGGTCGCCCGGAGCCACTAG
- a CDS encoding bestrophin family protein, protein MQLRQHWYDLTFTWRGSIVPTVLPRIILYSGIALVVVVTNSYTAGSVPFGLVTFTPDLVLGLLLVFRTNTAYDRFWEGRKAWGTMVNASRNLARQLLIMVDEHTPRDRTEKEQAVRLIIAYAITVKCHLRGQSPLAELQNLLPPDRLHLLGGMEHRPVGLAFWIGDYLRWQYQRQHLNAYQFTSLEQVLSQLVDALGVCERILRTPQPIAYSVHLRHILVLYCFFFPFRLVTQLGWGTIPATAIAAFVVLGIEEIALEIENPFGLDPNDLPLDQICGVIRHDVEGLIRLDSGHELTEVLLPTPKPMGT, encoded by the coding sequence ATGCAATTGCGTCAACATTGGTACGACCTCACCTTCACCTGGCGGGGTTCGATAGTCCCAACTGTCCTACCCCGGATCATTCTTTATAGCGGGATTGCTTTGGTGGTGGTAGTGACCAACAGCTATACGGCTGGCTCTGTACCCTTTGGGTTGGTCACCTTTACCCCGGATTTGGTGCTGGGGTTATTGCTGGTATTTCGGACGAACACCGCCTACGACCGGTTTTGGGAAGGGCGGAAAGCCTGGGGTACGATGGTAAATGCGTCTCGCAATCTGGCTCGGCAGTTGCTGATTATGGTGGATGAACACACCCCCCGGGATCGCACCGAAAAGGAGCAGGCGGTGCGGTTGATCATTGCCTATGCCATTACCGTCAAGTGTCATTTGCGGGGGCAATCCCCCCTGGCGGAGTTGCAAAACCTCCTGCCCCCGGATCGCCTGCACCTGTTGGGAGGGATGGAGCATCGTCCCGTGGGGCTGGCCTTTTGGATCGGGGATTATTTACGTTGGCAGTACCAACGACAGCATTTGAATGCCTATCAATTCACCAGTTTGGAGCAAGTTTTATCCCAGTTGGTGGATGCGTTGGGGGTGTGTGAACGGATTTTACGTACCCCCCAACCGATAGCGTACTCGGTGCATTTGCGCCATATTTTGGTTCTATACTGCTTTTTCTTTCCCTTTCGTTTGGTGACGCAGTTGGGGTGGGGAACCATTCCCGCCACGGCGATTGCCGCTTTTGTGGTGCTGGGCATTGAGGAAATTGCCTTAGAAATTGAAAATCCCTTTGGCCTCGACCCCAATGACTTGCCCTTAGACCAAATTTGCGGGGTGATTCGCCATGATGTGGAAGGATTGATCCGTTTGGATAGCGGTCATGAATTGACGGAAGTTCTGCTTCCCACCCCTAAACCCATGGGTACCTAG
- a CDS encoding phosphodiester glycosidase family protein: protein MLEQLYGAIQLAQTPLPTPQVAALEQRLRFNGETWVGAWRQWRDTQGRLRIALSDPDAQRLGMGFRSSRRPQEQPLVWFSPVQNVPVSWQTQQTRRYLDVTELFAAAGWQTQTQGNELRITAPVARIQAIRQSSRRTVIDLDQPAPWTVQTTGKQTILRVLAPGRAELRQQFANLNFSAQAVVLTFNQPLRVTTLPDPPRLVIEPRSPEKLSIEWAPGLRWRQEQRRGYGVTWLEIDPQKYTMRPVWEGSRGQTGLAVLSALAQQAQGVAAINGGFFNRNTQLPLGAIRVQGQWHSSPILNRGMAGWNDQGQMVFARAQLQEQLRLNQGAPVNLQALNSGYVQKGLARYTANWGATYTPLTQGETVITIAQNQVVGMVATGNPVPIPLSGYLLVGRGLGSLGQQFPTGATVQISEQLTPRTMQNYPHGLGAGPLLLDNGRVVLAPEQEQFQPFFSQQKAPRSALGVTRSGQWLWVTVGGNEQYQQGPTLMELSRIMQEVGAVAALNLDGGTSTSLVLGAQVLVAGGRVHNGLVLRRR from the coding sequence ATGCTAGAGCAGTTGTACGGTGCGATCCAATTAGCCCAAACGCCGTTACCGACTCCCCAAGTTGCCGCCCTAGAACAACGGCTGAGGTTCAACGGGGAAACCTGGGTGGGGGCGTGGCGCCAGTGGCGGGATACCCAAGGACGGCTACGGATCGCCCTCAGTGACCCGGATGCCCAACGGTTGGGGATGGGGTTCCGCAGTAGCCGCCGCCCCCAGGAACAGCCCCTGGTGTGGTTTAGCCCGGTGCAAAATGTCCCCGTGTCCTGGCAGACCCAGCAGACCCGCCGGTATTTGGATGTGACGGAGCTTTTTGCCGCCGCCGGTTGGCAGACCCAAACCCAGGGCAATGAATTACGCATCACCGCGCCGGTAGCCCGCATTCAAGCCATCCGCCAAAGTAGCCGTCGCACGGTGATTGACCTGGATCAACCCGCCCCCTGGACGGTGCAAACGACGGGCAAGCAGACGATTCTGCGGGTGTTGGCTCCCGGACGGGCGGAATTGCGCCAACAATTTGCCAACCTGAATTTCAGTGCCCAGGCCGTCGTTTTAACCTTTAACCAACCCCTGCGGGTGACGACCTTGCCTGACCCGCCCCGCCTGGTGATTGAACCCCGTTCCCCGGAAAAGCTGAGTATCGAGTGGGCACCGGGATTGCGGTGGCGGCAGGAACAACGGCGGGGCTACGGGGTGACCTGGCTGGAGATTGACCCCCAAAAGTACACCATGCGCCCGGTATGGGAGGGCAGTCGGGGGCAAACCGGCTTGGCTGTCCTATCAGCTTTAGCGCAACAGGCTCAGGGGGTAGCGGCGATCAATGGCGGTTTTTTCAACCGCAATACCCAGCTTCCCCTGGGGGCGATCCGGGTGCAGGGGCAATGGCACAGCAGTCCGATCCTCAACCGGGGCATGGCGGGCTGGAATGACCAGGGGCAGATGGTTTTCGCCCGGGCGCAACTCCAAGAACAACTGCGGCTGAATCAGGGGGCACCTGTGAATTTACAAGCCCTCAATTCTGGCTATGTGCAAAAAGGGTTAGCCCGCTACACCGCCAACTGGGGGGCAACCTACACCCCTTTGACCCAGGGGGAAACGGTGATTACGATTGCCCAAAATCAGGTCGTGGGCATGGTGGCGACCGGCAATCCGGTGCCGATTCCCTTGAGCGGGTATCTGCTGGTGGGGCGGGGGTTGGGTTCCCTAGGTCAGCAATTCCCCACCGGGGCGACGGTGCAAATCAGTGAGCAACTCACTCCCCGGACGATGCAAAACTATCCCCACGGGTTGGGGGCAGGGCCTTTGTTGCTGGACAATGGCCGGGTGGTCTTAGCCCCAGAGCAGGAGCAATTTCAGCCTTTTTTTAGCCAACAAAAAGCCCCCCGCAGTGCCCTGGGTGTCACCCGTTCGGGTCAATGGTTGTGGGTCACGGTGGGGGGCAATGAGCAGTACCAACAGGGGCCAACTTTAATGGAACTCAGCCGGATCATGCAGGAGGTGGGGGCGGTGGCGGCCTTGAATCTGGACGGGGGCACTTCCACCAGTTTGGTATTGGGCGCTCAGGTGTTGGTGGCCGGGGGCAGGGTGCATAATGGCCTTGTCCTCCGGCGCCGTTAG
- a CDS encoding YheT family hydrolase has protein sequence MTLYTTWATRQLDRFLLRLEYQDYIFTGYEGVPIFGRWSVPPGAKGTIIATYGITGSLENQGLLYLWAYRAFERGYGVLLFDWRAHGKTGQLSPALPSDGMNEGQDYLALAVTAQKLGCPPPYWFAGYSLGGQLALWAGWAAMAGDSPLPRDQVGGVIAVCPNLDAGRSLPYLMAHPWGRYVEQAITRSLKQLARQLYLAHPQHIDGAAIARAHSIWTFDQELVIPPLGFTNVVDYYASTSPLRFLRELAVPTLILYASDDPLFAPAIIPDLERVCAENPHVNLVLTKYGGHVGYYNSRAGQQCAQDPDRWWAWYRVLDWLEQKLPDQAT, from the coding sequence ATGACTCTGTACACCACTTGGGCAACCCGTCAGCTAGACCGATTTTTGCTGCGGTTGGAGTATCAAGATTATATTTTCACGGGTTACGAGGGTGTGCCAATCTTTGGGCGGTGGAGCGTGCCCCCCGGTGCCAAAGGTACCATTATTGCCACCTACGGGATTACGGGGAGTTTGGAAAATCAAGGGTTGCTGTACCTATGGGCTTATCGGGCATTTGAACGGGGTTATGGGGTACTGCTGTTTGATTGGCGGGCGCATGGCAAAACCGGGCAGTTGTCCCCCGCTCTGCCCTCCGATGGCATGAATGAGGGTCAGGATTATTTGGCCTTGGCGGTGACGGCACAAAAGTTAGGCTGTCCGCCCCCCTATTGGTTTGCGGGCTATTCCCTGGGGGGACAGTTGGCGTTGTGGGCGGGCTGGGCGGCGATGGCTGGGGATAGTCCTCTGCCCCGTGACCAGGTGGGGGGAGTGATAGCGGTTTGTCCCAATTTGGATGCGGGTCGTTCCCTGCCCTACCTGATGGCGCACCCCTGGGGACGCTATGTGGAGCAGGCGATTACCCGGTCGTTGAAACAGTTAGCTCGGCAACTTTACCTTGCCCATCCCCAGCATATTGATGGAGCCGCAATCGCCCGGGCGCACAGCATTTGGACGTTTGACCAGGAGTTGGTCATCCCGCCCCTGGGGTTTACAAATGTGGTGGACTACTATGCGAGCACCAGTCCCTTGCGGTTTCTCAGGGAATTGGCCGTGCCAACGTTAATCCTTTACGCCAGCGATGACCCCCTGTTTGCCCCGGCGATTATTCCCGATTTGGAGCGGGTTTGCGCCGAGAATCCCCATGTTAATTTAGTATTAACAAAGTATGGCGGTCATGTGGGTTATTACAATAGCCGAGCGGGACAACAGTGTGCCCAAGACCCAGACCGCTGGTGGGCATGGTATCGGGTTTTGGATTGGCTGGAGCAAAAGTTGCCGGATCAAGCAACTTAA
- a CDS encoding Uma2 family endonuclease codes for MILQIEPTKIYTSVEYLTLELESEVRHEYINGAIIPMTGGTPNHNDIAGNLYVLLKSALRQKNYRVFYVDQRLWIPSVNRYTYPDVMVVSKPIEFQSGRTDTLINFCLIAEVLSPSTQAYDRGDKFTAYRTMPTFTEYLLIDQHQIQVEHRVRTAENQWLISEYNSPQMTLKLDSIGIEIPIADLYADIDLDQGNLTL; via the coding sequence ATGATACTCCAGATTGAACCAACCAAAATTTACACGTCCGTAGAGTATCTCACGCTGGAACTAGAATCCGAAGTCCGCCATGAGTATATCAATGGAGCAATCATTCCCATGACCGGCGGTACCCCAAATCACAATGATATTGCTGGTAATTTGTATGTTTTACTAAAATCTGCCCTAAGACAAAAAAATTATCGAGTATTTTATGTGGATCAAAGACTCTGGATACCAAGCGTCAATCGTTATACCTATCCCGATGTGATGGTGGTGTCTAAACCCATCGAATTTCAATCGGGTCGCACGGATACATTGATCAATTTTTGTTTAATCGCTGAGGTACTTTCGCCCTCTACCCAAGCCTACGACCGTGGGGATAAATTTACCGCCTATCGCACCATGCCTACGTTTACGGAATACCTGTTGATTGACCAGCATCAAATTCAAGTGGAACATCGGGTGAGAACCGCTGAAAATCAATGGTTAATTTCTGAATATAATTCCCCTCAAATGACCCTAAAATTAGATAGCATTGGCATTGAAATACCCATTGCGGATTTATACGCTGATATTGATTTAGACCAGGGCAATTTAACCTTGTGA
- a CDS encoding Uma2 family endonuclease has translation MVRATNIYTAEAYLAGEVVSEIRHEYINGAIIPMTGGTPNHNDIASNLVSILKIALKKRPYRVFILDQRLWIPSVNRYTYPDVMVVPKPIEFQSGRTDTLINPGLIAEVLSPSTQAYDRGDKFTAYRTISTFTEYLLIDQHQIHVEHRVRTAENQWLISEYNSPQMTLKLDSIGIEIPIADLYADVDGVGA, from the coding sequence ATGGTCAGAGCGACGAACATTTATACTGCGGAAGCGTATCTTGCTGGCGAGGTAGTATCAGAGATTCGCCATGAGTATATCAATGGAGCAATCATTCCCATGACCGGCGGCACCCCAAATCACAATGATATTGCCAGTAATTTAGTGAGTATCTTAAAAATAGCATTGAAAAAACGCCCTTATCGGGTATTTATTTTGGATCAAAGGCTCTGGATACCAAGCGTCAATCGTTATACTTATCCTGATGTGATGGTGGTGCCCAAACCCATCGAATTTCAATCGGGTCGCACGGATACATTGATCAATCCTGGTTTAATCGCTGAGGTACTTTCGCCCTCTACCCAAGCCTACGACCGTGGGGATAAATTTACCGCCTATCGGACGATTTCTACATTTACAGAATATCTGTTGATTGACCAGCATCAAATTCATGTGGAACATCGGGTGAGAACCGCTGAAAATCAATGGTTAATTTCTGAATATAATTCCCCTCAAATGACCCTCAAATTAGATAGCATTGGCATTGAAATACCCATTGCGGATTTATACGCTGATGTGGATGGAGTTGGAGCGTGA
- the purF gene encoding amidophosphoribosyltransferase, with the protein MHVPPDKLEEACGVFGVYAPAEAVAKLAYFGLYALQHRGQESAGIATFDQGRLHYYKHMGLVSQVFREEILRELPGQWAVGHNRYSTTGSSRVINAQPVVVPSRLGEIALAHNGNLVNTLELRQQLPPERYPLYSTTDSEIMAQLLAQAVDGGADWVTGAIQMAQQCQGAFSLVIGTPQGILGMRDSYGVRPLVLGTLGEQGLVLASETCALDIIGADYLREVEPGEWVWLTPNGFSCGQWQTAQRKLCVFEMIYFARPDSVMEGKSLYAYRRRLGEILAQESPVCADLVIAVPDSGVPAAIGFAQKSGISYAEGLIKNRYVGRTFIQPTQAMRETGIRMKLNPLRDVLQSQRVVVVDDSIVRGTTSRKLVQALREAGVREVHMRISSPPVTHPCFYGIDTDNQEQLIAARQSVSEITQHLEVDSLAYLSWAGMFAATGSAPQQFCSACFTGDYPVPMPDALKRSKLMLEQVT; encoded by the coding sequence ATGCACGTTCCTCCAGACAAGCTAGAAGAAGCCTGTGGTGTCTTTGGGGTCTATGCCCCGGCAGAGGCAGTGGCAAAGCTGGCCTATTTTGGTTTGTATGCCCTGCAACACCGGGGTCAGGAGTCGGCGGGCATCGCTACGTTTGACCAGGGGCGACTGCATTATTACAAGCACATGGGGTTGGTGTCCCAGGTGTTTCGGGAGGAAATTTTACGGGAATTGCCCGGTCAATGGGCGGTGGGGCACAACCGTTATTCCACGACCGGCAGTAGTCGGGTGATCAATGCCCAGCCCGTGGTGGTGCCCAGCCGTTTGGGGGAAATCGCCCTAGCGCACAATGGCAATCTGGTTAATACATTAGAGTTACGTCAACAATTACCACCAGAACGCTATCCCTTGTATTCCACCACGGATTCGGAAATCATGGCACAGTTGTTGGCGCAGGCGGTGGACGGGGGTGCGGATTGGGTGACGGGGGCGATCCAGATGGCACAGCAATGTCAGGGGGCATTTAGCCTGGTGATTGGCACGCCCCAGGGGATTTTGGGAATGCGGGATAGCTACGGGGTGCGGCCTTTGGTGTTGGGGACGTTAGGGGAACAGGGCTTGGTTTTAGCCTCGGAAACCTGTGCGTTGGATATTATTGGCGCGGATTATCTGCGGGAGGTGGAACCGGGGGAATGGGTGTGGTTGACCCCCAATGGATTTTCCTGCGGCCAGTGGCAGACGGCGCAACGGAAATTGTGTGTCTTTGAAATGATTTATTTCGCCCGCCCGGACAGTGTGATGGAGGGAAAAAGTTTGTACGCTTATCGCCGCCGGTTGGGGGAAATTTTAGCGCAGGAATCGCCGGTGTGCGCCGATTTAGTCATTGCCGTACCCGATTCCGGGGTGCCAGCGGCCATTGGGTTTGCCCAAAAAAGTGGTATTTCCTACGCCGAAGGGTTGATCAAAAACCGGTATGTGGGGCGCACCTTTATCCAGCCCACCCAGGCCATGCGGGAAACCGGGATTCGCATGAAGCTCAACCCCCTGCGGGATGTCCTCCAATCCCAACGGGTGGTGGTGGTGGATGATTCCATCGTGCGGGGGACGACCAGCCGGAAACTGGTACAGGCACTGCGGGAGGCGGGGGTGCGGGAGGTGCATATGCGGATTTCGTCGCCGCCCGTGACCCATCCCTGTTTTTACGGCATTGATACGGACAATCAGGAGCAACTGATCGCCGCCCGTCAGTCGGTGAGCGAAATTACCCAGCATTTGGAGGTGGATTCCCTGGCCTATTTGAGTTGGGCGGGGATGTTTGCGGCCACGGGGTCAGCACCCCAACAATTCTGTTCCGCTTGTTTTACCGGGGATTATCCTGTCCCCATGCCGGATGCCCTCAAACGCTCAAAATTAATGCTGGAGCAGGTGACTTAA
- a CDS encoding type II toxin-antitoxin system HicB family antitoxin, producing MKVRAIVEWDSVTASFSATCPELNFISSCGDTKAEALANLQDAIQLMLEPLPDSLLEPSSGAEVFALAL from the coding sequence ATGAAAGTGCGGGCGATTGTGGAATGGGATAGTGTCACGGCATCATTTTCGGCTACCTGTCCCGAATTGAATTTTATTTCCTCCTGTGGGGATACCAAAGCCGAAGCTCTGGCTAATCTTCAGGATGCTATTCAGTTGATGTTGGAACCCTTGCCTGATTCGCTTTTGGAACCATCCTCCGGTGCGGAAGTTTTTGCCTTGGCTCTGTAG
- a CDS encoding type II toxin-antitoxin system HicA family toxin, translating to MSDKTPRLTAKQVIKQLKDSGFVEVSQTGSHLKLFNPQTRRSAIVPIHTGKVIAIGTLKAIEKQANIKFS from the coding sequence ATGTCTGATAAAACCCCACGTCTGACAGCCAAACAGGTGATTAAACAACTCAAAGATAGTGGTTTTGTAGAAGTGTCACAGACGGGTTCGCATCTCAAGTTATTTAATCCACAAACTCGCCGCTCAGCCATTGTGCCTATTCATACGGGCAAAGTGATTGCTATCGGTACCCTCAAGGCGATTGAGAAACAAGCTAACATTAAATTTTCGTGA
- a CDS encoding ABC transporter permease subunit encodes MAWCLGARRGMTFWRVTLPGIRWGLLYGVTLTTARSMGEFGAVSAVSGNLAGQTRTLVLFVEQTYKEYQTQASYAAAVLLAILALFTLVIKAILEQQTHGVKRPLG; translated from the coding sequence GTGGCGTGGTGTTTGGGCGCCCGCCGGGGGATGACCTTTTGGCGGGTGACGTTGCCCGGTATCCGCTGGGGTCTGCTCTACGGGGTGACCTTGACCACGGCCCGCTCGATGGGAGAATTTGGAGCCGTATCGGCGGTATCAGGAAATTTGGCGGGACAAACCCGCACGTTAGTACTATTTGTGGAGCAAACCTACAAGGAATACCAAACTCAGGCTTCCTATGCGGCGGCGGTATTGTTGGCGATTTTGGCGTTGTTTACTTTAGTGATCAAGGCGATTTTGGAACAGCAAACCCACGGGGTCAAGCGACCTTTAGGTTAA
- a CDS encoding Uma2 family endonuclease, with protein sequence MYSPLSQESLSLPEFLALPETQPDREYINGKIHPKPMPQGKHSRLQTKLAALINQQGESPHIAVAFCELRCQFGGRVLVPDISIFKWANIPKDEENEPLNTIQIPPDWLIEILFPNQSAILLIDQINFALRHGTELAWLISSQEKSILTFRGNEFAYHQGAENLPVLAELHPWHVSASDIWQLLKLT encoded by the coding sequence ATGTATTCCCCGCTTTCTCAGGAATCCCTCTCTCTCCCAGAATTTCTGGCGTTACCCGAAACCCAACCCGACCGGGAATACATCAATGGCAAAATTCATCCCAAACCCATGCCTCAAGGCAAGCACAGCCGCCTCCAAACCAAGCTCGCTGCTTTGATCAACCAGCAGGGAGAATCCCCTCATATTGCCGTAGCTTTTTGTGAATTGCGGTGCCAGTTTGGCGGTCGAGTTTTAGTTCCTGATATTTCTATTTTTAAGTGGGCAAATATTCCTAAAGATGAGGAAAATGAACCCCTAAATACAATTCAAATTCCCCCGGATTGGTTGATTGAGATTTTGTTCCCCAACCAGTCGGCGATTTTACTAATTGATCAAATCAATTTTGCACTTCGACATGGGACAGAACTGGCTTGGCTGATTTCTTCTCAAGAAAAGAGCATTTTGACCTTCCGGGGCAATGAATTTGCGTATCATCAAGGGGCAGAAAATTTACCCGTCCTGGCAGAATTACACCCCTGGCACGTATCCGCATCAGACATTTGGCAACTGCTGAAATTAACCTAA
- a CDS encoding type II toxin-antitoxin system RelE/ParE family toxin — MSPVCRFTIPASRDVEAIMDYLADNHNFDVAERFLGMIDNKCRRLATFPSMGRKRDELAPNIRSFPIYDYLIFYREIAAGIEVLRVVSGYRDLQDLFSQQDKN; from the coding sequence ATGAGTCCAGTTTGCAGGTTTACAATTCCTGCTAGTCGTGATGTTGAAGCGATTATGGATTATCTGGCTGACAATCATAATTTTGACGTGGCGGAACGCTTTCTCGGTATGATCGATAACAAATGTCGGAGATTGGCAACGTTTCCGAGTATGGGACGAAAGCGGGATGAACTGGCTCCCAATATAAGAAGTTTTCCCATCTATGATTACCTAATTTTCTATCGGGAAATCGCTGCAGGAATCGAGGTTTTACGTGTTGTCAGCGGCTATCGAGACTTGCAGGATTTGTTTTCTCAACAGGATAAAAACTGA
- a CDS encoding DUF4912 domain-containing protein: protein MNLEHLPLEEMTLRDLRRRASELGISRYSRMRKSYLVTAIRAAALQTTYSHYSPMTQEAQTTVDTVKEELTEPAQTSVATALKDVDQGLPDLPSGYGESRIVLMPRDPQWGYTYWDIPNEVRQERRRQGGQQLALRLYDATGVNLAVQAPHSVQEYACDELAREWYLPIPVSDRDYVVEIGYRCADGRWLSLSRSTPVRMPPVYPSDWLEDHFITVDFEEDLRGRTFFQLVPPSERQTAGADTPIYDEVMHLAGAAESLRVAGSLYGSMQHVPGSMVSSAEMAISSYVFPSGIGRWAIPTLSGVGMSGIGFAASMPPIRPRQFWLVADAELIVYGATEPDATVTVGGRRIKLNSDGTFRFQMSFPDGNLDFPIFAVAADGEQNREIHMTFDRQTLVRRTNTREEAVEEWLLS from the coding sequence ATGAATCTAGAACATCTGCCGCTTGAGGAGATGACCCTGCGTGACCTGCGCCGTCGGGCCAGCGAACTGGGGATTTCTCGTTACAGTCGGATGCGGAAGTCCTACCTGGTGACTGCCATCCGAGCGGCTGCACTCCAGACCACCTATTCCCACTATTCCCCCATGACGCAGGAGGCGCAAACCACCGTGGACACCGTAAAAGAAGAATTGACCGAACCCGCCCAGACTTCTGTGGCGACTGCTTTGAAGGATGTGGATCAAGGCTTACCAGATTTACCAAGCGGTTATGGGGAGAGCCGGATTGTGTTGATGCCCCGTGACCCCCAGTGGGGCTATACCTACTGGGATATTCCCAACGAAGTGCGGCAAGAGCGGCGCAGACAGGGAGGACAACAGCTTGCCTTGCGGTTGTACGATGCCACCGGGGTCAATTTGGCGGTGCAGGCTCCCCACAGCGTTCAGGAATATGCCTGTGACGAGTTGGCACGGGAATGGTACTTGCCCATTCCGGTGAGTGACCGGGACTATGTGGTGGAAATTGGTTACCGCTGTGCCGATGGCCGTTGGTTGAGCTTGAGCCGTTCCACGCCGGTGCGGATGCCACCCGTGTATCCCTCGGATTGGCTTGAGGATCACTTCATCACGGTGGATTTTGAGGAAGACCTGCGGGGGCGGACATTCTTCCAGTTGGTGCCTCCGAGTGAACGGCAGACGGCGGGGGCGGATACCCCGATTTACGATGAGGTGATGCACTTGGCGGGGGCGGCGGAATCCCTGCGGGTGGCGGGTTCACTTTACGGTTCTATGCAACACGTCCCCGGTTCTATGGTCAGCAGTGCGGAAATGGCGATCAGTTCCTATGTGTTCCCGTCCGGGATTGGCCGTTGGGCGATTCCCACCCTGTCGGGCGTGGGGATGTCGGGGATTGGCTTTGCCGCTTCCATGCCGCCCATTCGCCCCCGTCAGTTTTGGTTGGTGGCGGATGCGGAATTGATTGTTTATGGGGCGACGGAGCCGGATGCGACCGTGACCGTGGGGGGACGGCGGATCAAGCTAAATTCCGATGGTACGTTCCGCTTCCAGATGAGCTTCCCGGATGGGAACCTGGACTTCCCCATTTTTGCGGTGGCCGCCGATGGGGAGCAAAACCGGGAAATTCACATGACCTTTGACCGGCAAACCCTGGTGCGTCGTACCAACACCCGGGAAGAAGCGGTGGAGGAATGGTTGCTTAGTTAG